The Candidatus Bathyarchaeota archaeon genome contains a region encoding:
- a CDS encoding DUF1512 domain-containing protein, whose product MLAASGSALASVFVKLSQFGQDTIGWILTLVFYIFLAISILYGQRIQLYVWLREVEGSLFKLKRIRDEGRRIAIETIKEIGKPTDDPTEHVDRFLEYFTIQPVSMDPAGVVWKLEHILDVRDNRFKDEVKLMAPAADETQINNLENTLEAALALNMIYKIIRHYYLLGKKTLSLYIIMQLQMIMPMIMREAEAYASALKAFAYGQPIGDGAGALVAAKLMRGYQKRKIAKDVVVATVPIEGRTAYVLKAEGPGGNVGKPGEAIKQLIEENEGKVASIIVVDAALKLEGEKTGEVAEGIGVAIGGPGVEQFKVEESLLKYKVPINAIIIKEDIADAVSPMRKEIFEAAENAIKRIKRLIKERTKEGDIVIITGVGNTIGIGQ is encoded by the coding sequence ATGTTAGCAGCATCTGGTTCAGCCTTAGCTTCAGTATTTGTCAAGCTTTCACAGTTTGGCCAAGACACAATAGGATGGATTCTAACTCTCGTCTTCTACATTTTCCTAGCCATATCAATACTTTATGGACAGAGAATCCAACTTTACGTTTGGCTCAGAGAAGTTGAAGGTTCACTTTTCAAGCTTAAGCGAATAAGGGATGAAGGTCGAAGAATAGCTATAGAGACAATTAAGGAAATAGGGAAACCAACAGATGATCCGACCGAGCATGTTGATAGATTTCTCGAATACTTCACCATACAACCAGTAAGCATGGACCCAGCGGGAGTTGTGTGGAAGCTTGAGCACATACTTGACGTAAGAGACAACAGATTCAAAGACGAAGTAAAACTGATGGCGCCAGCAGCCGACGAAACCCAAATCAACAATCTGGAGAACACACTAGAAGCGGCTTTAGCCCTAAACATGATATACAAGATTATAAGGCACTACTACCTGCTCGGAAAGAAAACTCTAAGCCTCTACATCATAATGCAGCTCCAGATGATAATGCCTATGATAATGCGTGAAGCCGAAGCCTACGCAAGCGCCCTGAAAGCATTTGCCTACGGACAACCCATAGGCGACGGGGCAGGAGCACTTGTAGCCGCCAAACTCATGAGAGGCTACCAGAAAAGAAAAATCGCAAAAGATGTAGTAGTCGCAACCGTTCCAATCGAAGGAAGAACCGCCTACGTCCTCAAAGCAGAAGGCCCAGGAGGAAACGTTGGAAAGCCAGGAGAAGCAATAAAACAGCTGATTGAAGAAAATGAAGGAAAAGTTGCCTCCATAATAGTTGTTGACGCCGCCCTAAAACTTGAAGGAGAAAAAACAGGAGAAGTAGCCGAAGGAATAGGAGTTGCAATAGGCGGTCCAGGAGTAGAACAATTCAAGGTTGAGGAAAGCCTACTCAAATATAAGGTTCCAATAAACGCCATCATAATTAAGGAGGATATAGCCGACGCCGTTTCACCCATGAGAAAGGAAATATTCGAAGCGGCGGAAAACGCCATAAAACGAATTAAAAGGTTAATCAAGGAAAGAACAAAAGAAGGAGATATTGTTATAATAACAGGGGTGGGAAACACAATTGGCATTGGACAGTGA
- the map gene encoding type II methionyl aminopeptidase: MPVAREALEKFKQAGKIAAEVRREMRGYVKEGMPIIEVCERAENLIRKKGGKPAFPCNVSINEIAAHYTSPPNDKRTIPKGAVVKIDIGVHVDGYVADTATTVSFNSKYAELVKTAEEALRKGIEFLRDGVSSSSFGSVIQKTIVSRGFKPISNLTGHSVGRFLVHAGKSLPNVPHFFGFKLREGDIFAIEPFVTLREAVGKVENGKEITIFRFHKKKSLRGVHAKKLLAFIEKNFRTLPFAERWLIGVVPKQSHNSAFRELLSSKSLVSYPIFVEVSRKVVAQAEHTVLIKKNSCEVLTE, encoded by the coding sequence ATGCCTGTGGCGAGGGAAGCTTTAGAAAAGTTTAAGCAAGCGGGGAAGATTGCAGCTGAAGTTAGGAGGGAAATGAGAGGTTACGTTAAAGAGGGAATGCCGATAATTGAAGTTTGTGAGAGGGCTGAGAATCTAATAAGGAAGAAGGGTGGAAAGCCTGCTTTTCCATGCAATGTTTCAATAAATGAAATAGCAGCTCACTACACTTCGCCTCCAAACGATAAACGAACTATCCCCAAAGGGGCAGTTGTGAAAATAGATATCGGCGTTCATGTTGACGGTTACGTTGCAGACACTGCGACAACTGTTTCATTCAATTCGAAATATGCAGAACTTGTAAAAACGGCTGAGGAAGCTTTGCGAAAGGGCATAGAGTTCCTCAGAGACGGAGTTTCAAGTTCAAGTTTCGGTTCAGTTATTCAAAAAACAATTGTTAGTAGGGGATTCAAGCCTATCTCAAACCTTACTGGACATAGTGTTGGAAGATTTCTGGTTCATGCCGGAAAATCCTTGCCCAATGTTCCTCACTTCTTCGGGTTTAAACTTAGAGAAGGAGACATTTTCGCAATTGAACCCTTCGTAACCCTTAGGGAAGCCGTTGGGAAAGTTGAAAACGGTAAGGAAATAACTATTTTCAGATTTCATAAGAAGAAAAGTTTGAGGGGAGTTCATGCAAAGAAGCTTTTGGCTTTTATAGAGAAGAATTTTAGGACTTTGCCCTTTGCTGAGAGATGGCTCATCGGAGTTGTTCCAAAGCAAAGCCACAATTCAGCCTTTAGAGAACTGCTTTCTTCAAAGAGTCTTGTAAGCTATCCAATATTCGTTGAAGTCAGCAGAAAGGTTGTTGCCCAGGCTGAACATACGGTTTTAATTAAGAAGAACAGCTGTGAAGTTTTAACTGAGTAA
- a CDS encoding metal-dependent hydrolase, with product MARIRWLGHAGFEINFEDKIVLVDPWLNGNPKAACKPSDIEKADIVCVTHDHGDHLGDSVEICKRTGATFIGTYELANYAQKHGVENTMGFNIGGSVEIKGIRITMVQAFHTSGSGAPTGFIISGEGKTVYHAGDTGIFGDMKLIGELYKPHVALLPIGDYYTMGAFQASEAVRLIKPKIVVPMHYMTFPVLAQSAEEFLRLVKEKTPEVKVVVLNPGESFEF from the coding sequence ATGGCAAGGATTAGGTGGCTAGGCCACGCGGGATTCGAAATAAATTTTGAAGACAAAATAGTTTTGGTTGACCCCTGGCTTAATGGAAACCCGAAAGCTGCATGCAAACCATCAGACATAGAAAAAGCAGACATAGTCTGCGTTACACACGATCATGGAGATCACCTTGGTGATTCAGTTGAAATATGCAAAAGAACAGGCGCAACTTTCATTGGAACATACGAACTGGCAAATTATGCCCAGAAACACGGCGTTGAAAACACCATGGGCTTTAATATAGGAGGCTCAGTTGAAATTAAAGGAATACGCATAACCATGGTTCAAGCTTTCCACACAAGTGGAAGCGGAGCTCCAACAGGCTTTATAATTAGCGGAGAAGGAAAAACCGTTTATCATGCAGGCGACACCGGAATCTTTGGAGATATGAAGCTAATAGGGGAACTCTACAAGCCCCATGTCGCCTTGCTTCCAATAGGTGACTACTACACCATGGGAGCTTTTCAAGCCTCTGAAGCTGTACGGCTAATTAAGCCAAAAATAGTTGTGCCGATGCATTACATGACATTCCCAGTTCTAGCGCAATCAGCAGAGGAATTCCTAAGGCTTGTTAAGGAAAAAACTCCGGAAGTTAAGGTTGTAGTGCTTAACCCTGGTGAATCCTTCGAGTTCTAA
- a CDS encoding flavin reductase family protein produces the protein MAYRLLHPRNTILVTCADGEGKANIITLAWSMPVSANPPLIAISIAPKRYSHGLIEETREFVVNIPSMKLVNETLYCGRVSGRNVDKFEKTNLTPAPAKVVKVPIIKECVAHLECRLYQQIAAGDHTLFIGEVVAAYADDGIFNGTFDIKKAKLIYHLGGDLFATLSDETVKPSH, from the coding sequence ATGGCCTATAGGCTTTTGCATCCGAGAAACACTATACTTGTAACTTGTGCTGACGGCGAGGGAAAAGCTAACATCATTACTTTGGCTTGGTCTATGCCTGTTTCGGCAAATCCGCCTCTGATTGCAATAAGCATTGCTCCCAAAAGATATTCTCATGGACTAATAGAGGAAACCAGGGAGTTTGTGGTCAACATTCCAAGTATGAAACTCGTTAACGAAACACTTTATTGCGGAAGAGTTTCAGGAAGAAACGTTGACAAATTTGAAAAGACAAATTTGACTCCCGCCCCTGCAAAGGTAGTTAAAGTTCCAATAATAAAAGAATGTGTGGCTCATTTGGAGTGTAGACTCTATCAGCAGATAGCCGCTGGAGATCACACATTGTTTATAGGCGAAGTGGTTGCCGCCTACGCTGATGATGGAATATTCAATGGAACATTCGATATTAAGAAAGCTAAGTTAATCTATCATCTAGGTGGAGATTTATTTGCAACCCTAAGCGACGAGACAGTTAAACCTTCACATTAG
- the trpS gene encoding tryptophan--tRNA ligase, translating into MSKNEKEKTRLDPWGITEIQDYERLYREFGIKPFKPLLQEIPEPNMFMRRGIIFGHRDFERIVEAIKNNGEFAVLSGIKPTGEFHLGTLMTAREIIYFQKQGAKTFYCVADVEAYEDNNIPLEKSEKIAVGNIADVLALGLDPKKAYIYRQSKEMRVRDFALIFARKVTLATMKAIYGERNIGLYVSALIQAGDILLPQHKDFGGPKPTVVPVGIDQDPHLRFTRDLAQKFKRKYGFVLPSSTYHKLIKGLDGSPKMSKRNPMSYFTLHEPPEMIAKKISNAFTGGRPTVKEQRELGGIPEICSVYAINMFHFMENDEEVIKLYNDCKSGNIICGECKQRTIEIVLRFIRNLEEKRKKFIDKAREILQVE; encoded by the coding sequence TTGTCTAAAAATGAGAAGGAAAAAACTAGACTTGACCCTTGGGGAATAACAGAAATCCAAGACTACGAAAGGCTTTACAGAGAATTTGGAATAAAACCCTTCAAACCATTGCTTCAGGAAATCCCCGAACCCAACATGTTCATGAGACGCGGAATAATCTTCGGCCACAGAGACTTCGAAAGAATAGTTGAGGCAATAAAGAACAATGGAGAATTCGCCGTTCTAAGCGGAATAAAACCAACAGGAGAATTCCACCTAGGCACATTAATGACTGCAAGAGAAATAATCTACTTCCAAAAGCAAGGGGCAAAAACATTCTACTGCGTAGCCGATGTTGAAGCCTACGAGGACAACAACATCCCACTTGAGAAAAGCGAAAAAATAGCGGTTGGGAACATAGCCGACGTACTCGCCTTAGGGCTTGACCCGAAAAAAGCCTACATTTACAGGCAGTCAAAGGAAATGAGGGTTCGCGACTTCGCTCTAATTTTCGCCAGGAAAGTAACTTTGGCAACCATGAAAGCCATATATGGAGAACGCAACATAGGTCTATACGTTTCGGCTTTAATCCAAGCCGGAGACATTCTACTACCGCAACACAAAGACTTCGGCGGACCAAAACCGACAGTTGTGCCAGTTGGAATTGACCAAGACCCCCATTTAAGATTCACGCGGGACTTAGCCCAGAAATTTAAAAGGAAATATGGATTTGTACTTCCATCATCAACCTATCACAAGCTCATAAAAGGGTTAGACGGCTCCCCCAAAATGAGTAAACGCAACCCAATGAGCTATTTCACGTTGCATGAACCGCCGGAAATGATAGCTAAAAAAATTTCAAACGCCTTCACAGGTGGGAGGCCAACAGTTAAAGAACAACGTGAACTAGGTGGAATTCCAGAAATCTGCAGCGTTTATGCAATAAACATGTTCCACTTCATGGAAAATGATGAAGAAGTCATCAAACTCTACAACGACTGCAAATCTGGAAACATAATTTGCGGAGAATGCAAACAAAGGACAATAGAAATAGTTCTAAGGTTCATTAGAAACTTGGAGGAGAAGAGGAAAAAATTCATCGATAAGGCGAGGGAAATTCTCCAAGTAGAGTAA
- a CDS encoding phenylalanine--tRNA ligase subunit alpha, with protein sequence MIELRENEQKTIAALRELGGKATVDQIVTSTGLAHAAVMRAALSLSTNGLVKISEKRQSFAKITREGIDYAEQGLPERRLLNALLKLGGEADVNKVAKKVKFDRKLLSIALGWLHRKGWAKLDKKTGFLKALSKKPPPGEDEKLLAMLKEKKKLDIEDLDSKLKETAYNLKSRKLIEVEEKTVRWLELTEAGWKLARRKFKVIKEISQLTPELIVSGKWREVKLRKFNVVAPGPLVHPGKLHPVQQVIQLVREIFLEMGFTEIRGPIVETAFWNFDALFQPQDHPAREMHDTFYLKYPSEGKLPAKKIVRYVAKTHEDGWKTGSIGWHYKWSAEEAKKLILRTHTTATTIRYLAKHKKPPVRVFSVDRVYRNEKLDYKHLAEFHQIDGVIMDRKVTFRDLIGTLKEFYRKLGLPKVQFWPVYFPYTEPSAQAMVYVPQYKAWFELAGMGMFRPEVLKPLGIKCPVLAWGASLERLAMLKYGIEDIRFLYKNDLGWIRRTPVCQL encoded by the coding sequence ATGATTGAACTTCGTGAAAACGAGCAAAAAACAATAGCAGCTTTACGAGAGCTAGGTGGAAAAGCAACAGTTGACCAAATAGTTACTTCAACTGGATTGGCGCATGCAGCAGTCATGCGTGCAGCACTTTCACTTTCAACAAACGGTTTAGTGAAAATTAGCGAGAAAAGGCAGTCTTTCGCGAAAATAACTCGTGAAGGCATAGACTACGCAGAGCAAGGTTTACCTGAAAGACGTCTGCTTAACGCTTTGCTTAAACTGGGCGGCGAGGCCGACGTGAACAAAGTAGCAAAAAAGGTGAAGTTTGATAGGAAGTTGCTTTCCATAGCCCTAGGATGGCTTCACCGCAAGGGTTGGGCCAAACTTGACAAAAAAACAGGATTTCTGAAAGCTTTAAGTAAGAAACCGCCGCCAGGGGAAGATGAAAAACTTCTTGCCATGTTAAAAGAGAAGAAAAAACTAGACATTGAAGATTTAGACTCTAAACTAAAAGAGACAGCCTACAATCTTAAAAGTCGAAAACTCATTGAAGTCGAGGAAAAAACCGTTAGGTGGCTTGAACTAACCGAGGCCGGATGGAAACTTGCAAGACGCAAATTCAAAGTTATAAAAGAGATAAGCCAACTAACACCTGAACTCATAGTTTCCGGTAAATGGCGAGAAGTAAAACTGAGAAAATTCAACGTAGTTGCCCCTGGCCCGCTGGTTCATCCCGGAAAACTTCATCCTGTTCAGCAAGTTATTCAGCTTGTTAGGGAAATTTTCCTTGAAATGGGCTTTACTGAAATTCGCGGGCCCATAGTTGAAACTGCATTTTGGAACTTTGATGCGTTGTTCCAGCCTCAAGACCATCCAGCAAGGGAAATGCACGACACGTTCTACCTAAAATACCCAAGCGAAGGAAAACTTCCAGCAAAGAAAATAGTTAGGTATGTTGCCAAAACTCATGAAGACGGCTGGAAAACCGGCTCGATTGGTTGGCACTATAAATGGAGCGCAGAAGAAGCCAAGAAACTCATTTTGAGAACGCATACAACTGCAACTACTATTAGGTATTTAGCGAAGCATAAGAAGCCTCCAGTGAGGGTTTTCTCCGTTGACCGCGTCTACAGAAATGAAAAGCTTGACTACAAGCATTTAGCCGAGTTCCATCAAATAGACGGAGTAATAATGGACAGAAAAGTTACATTCAGAGACCTTATTGGCACTTTGAAAGAGTTTTACCGAAAACTTGGCTTACCTAAAGTTCAGTTTTGGCCAGTTTACTTCCCCTACACGGAGCCTTCAGCTCAAGCAATGGTTTATGTCCCACAATATAAGGCATGGTTTGAACTCGCCGGAATGGGAATGTTCCGCCCAGAAGTTCTAAAGCCCCTCGGCATAAAATGCCCAGTTCTCGCTTGGGGCGCAAGCCTAGAAAGGCTAGCCATGCTGAAGTACGGAATTGAAGACATCCGCTTCTTATATAAAAACGATTTAGGATGGATTAGGAGGACTCCGGTTTGCCAGTTATAA
- a CDS encoding phenylalanine--tRNA ligase subunit beta, producing MPVISLNQKRFSKLLGKEISIQEMAKNLPWLGLDIEEVGTDYIRVEYNPNRIDFSSHAGIVRALKGMLELELGMPNYKVNFGKTVLNVDKSVSEVRPYIASAVIRGLKLDDEAVKELMEMQEDLHWGVGRNRKKASIGVHNLDAVKPPFTYTTADPDEVKFVPLDKSEKMSLRDILEKHEKGIAFRHLIDWAPRYPLLIDKNGDVLSLPPIINGELTRVTEETKNLFIDVTGTDWNAVVKSLNVLVTALADMGGQIESVTVKYPERRFVSPDLSPQKMKLRIKYANKLLGLKLKEEEVIKCLRKCRLDAVKAGNGILEVAVPPYRTDILHEVDLVEEVAIGYGYYKLEPTLPPTKTAGEQHPISVLANAARQIMIGLGFTEVMNFILTNGTVHYSKMRLKSGKAVRLANPVSAEYSITREWLLPSLMKNLSDNKHESYPQRLFEVSDIITADLRRETRSQRRLHLAAVSAHANANYTEIRSVIDALLANLGLKNWKVKEAKHPSFLDGRTAQIFYKNRKIGILGEIHPEALENFELENPVAAFEIDLEKLLEQNSRSFTF from the coding sequence TTGCCAGTTATAAGCCTAAATCAAAAACGTTTCAGCAAGTTACTTGGAAAAGAAATTTCAATTCAAGAAATGGCTAAAAATCTTCCATGGCTCGGCCTGGATATAGAGGAAGTTGGAACAGATTACATCCGAGTGGAGTATAATCCAAACCGCATAGATTTCTCTAGCCATGCTGGAATTGTAAGGGCTCTTAAAGGAATGCTTGAACTTGAACTTGGAATGCCAAATTACAAGGTTAATTTTGGAAAAACAGTTCTGAACGTTGACAAATCCGTTTCTGAGGTTAGGCCATACATTGCAAGCGCCGTTATTCGCGGTTTGAAACTTGACGATGAAGCGGTTAAGGAACTTATGGAAATGCAAGAAGATTTACACTGGGGAGTTGGGCGAAACAGAAAGAAAGCCTCAATAGGCGTACACAACCTTGACGCTGTAAAGCCTCCGTTCACCTACACAACCGCAGACCCCGACGAAGTAAAATTCGTTCCATTAGATAAATCAGAAAAGATGAGTTTGAGGGATATTCTTGAAAAACATGAAAAGGGAATTGCTTTTCGTCACCTGATAGACTGGGCGCCCCGCTATCCGCTTCTAATAGACAAAAACGGAGACGTACTTTCCTTACCACCCATAATAAACGGTGAACTCACACGCGTAACAGAGGAAACTAAAAATCTTTTCATCGACGTAACTGGAACCGACTGGAACGCTGTTGTTAAAAGCCTAAACGTTCTCGTTACAGCCTTGGCAGACATGGGAGGCCAAATAGAATCTGTTACAGTCAAATATCCTGAACGCAGGTTCGTTTCACCGGACTTGTCCCCGCAGAAAATGAAGCTTAGAATAAAATACGCAAACAAGCTTTTGGGTTTAAAGCTCAAGGAAGAAGAAGTCATAAAATGTCTTAGAAAGTGCAGGTTAGACGCTGTTAAAGCTGGAAATGGCATTTTAGAAGTTGCAGTTCCACCTTATCGAACGGACATTCTACATGAGGTTGACTTGGTTGAAGAGGTTGCAATAGGCTATGGCTACTACAAGCTTGAGCCCACTCTGCCGCCGACGAAAACAGCTGGTGAACAACACCCAATAAGCGTACTTGCAAATGCTGCCAGACAAATCATGATTGGGCTGGGATTTACAGAAGTTATGAACTTTATCCTCACAAATGGGACAGTGCACTACTCAAAGATGAGGCTTAAGTCCGGAAAAGCTGTTAGGCTCGCCAATCCAGTTTCAGCTGAATACTCCATTACCCGCGAGTGGCTTCTACCAAGCCTAATGAAAAATTTAAGCGACAACAAACATGAGAGTTATCCCCAACGATTATTCGAAGTTTCAGACATAATAACTGCTGACTTAAGAAGAGAAACCAGAAGCCAGCGTAGACTACATTTAGCAGCTGTCTCCGCGCATGCAAACGCAAATTATACAGAAATACGTTCAGTTATAGACGCATTACTGGCAAACTTAGGCCTAAAAAACTGGAAAGTTAAAGAGGCTAAACATCCAAGCTTTCTAGATGGAAGAACGGCTCAAATATTCTATAAGAATAGGAAAATTGGGATATTAGGCGAAATACACCCAGAAGCCCTAGAAAACTTCGAACTAGAAAATCCAGTTGCAGCCTTCGAAATAGACCTTGAAAAGCTTTTAGAGCAAAATAGCCGAAGCTTTACTTTCTAA
- a CDS encoding metal-dependent hydrolase — protein MEGREEDKSYAVGHMSLGYVIGKLAAKILRTEINIPLIFTLSVIPDVDILIPFVEHRGPTHSILAAFIVFIPIFAVYGKKAIPYLLAIVQHPLIGDFFAGGRIQLLWPITTHQYGMEIGIKSLQNITTEWLAFIALVVIFVVSKDYLKIFDKNPSNLILIIPIFAVVFPAFLCFPIDVPPLLMPPHIFYSILFLVAVINGFRK, from the coding sequence TTGGAAGGAAGGGAGGAAGACAAATCGTATGCTGTAGGTCACATGTCGCTTGGATACGTAATTGGCAAATTGGCAGCTAAAATCTTGAGAACTGAAATCAACATTCCGTTAATATTTACTTTGTCCGTTATCCCAGATGTGGATATTCTGATTCCATTTGTTGAGCATAGGGGCCCCACACATTCGATTTTGGCGGCATTCATAGTTTTTATCCCTATTTTCGCTGTTTACGGAAAGAAGGCTATCCCGTACCTTTTAGCTATTGTTCAGCATCCTCTAATAGGAGACTTTTTTGCCGGGGGGAGAATTCAGCTTTTGTGGCCTATAACAACGCACCAATACGGTATGGAAATAGGCATTAAAAGCCTACAAAACATAACCACCGAATGGTTGGCTTTCATAGCGTTGGTTGTCATTTTCGTAGTAAGCAAAGATTATTTGAAAATTTTCGATAAGAATCCATCAAATTTAATTCTGATAATACCTATCTTTGCTGTGGTTTTTCCAGCGTTCTTATGTTTTCCCATAGATGTACCGCCGTTATTGATGCCTCCGCACATTTTTTATTCCATACTCTTCCTAGTAGCCGTTATAAATGGATTTAGAAAGTAA
- a CDS encoding DUF1616 domain-containing protein, translating into MSEVKKTSFIIVLSILLLAFYLNFLPQALSYTQEEAYQALTTVHQTIVNCYGATVAAEKAGANITGLTTTLNEAGKLYSKALLARKNEDYNLTVQLVNECLGKLDGFIEKANTLRINALEKGYWDSIYNIVCSSVGAVVIICIAFIIWSLLKKRHLSGRLKVNPENYKAIFITVTFVSALLVASPALSRVLVYPRTEFFTELWILDSNHKAENYPFNISSNQDYSIYLGVGNHLGYCAYYMVQVKFRNESQPAPTSLGPIEKRSPSSLQPLYNFTLFVADEDVWETPLTFSFHYYENASRVKVNKIVLNGLSLSLNNQLVAWNSSRNGYYGFLFFELWLYNSTVDSFDYHGRYVGLWLNMTVSS; encoded by the coding sequence TTGTCAGAGGTAAAGAAAACTTCATTCATCATTGTTCTAAGCATCCTTCTACTTGCATTTTACCTAAACTTTTTACCGCAAGCGTTATCCTATACTCAAGAGGAAGCATATCAGGCTCTCACTACTGTGCATCAAACAATCGTAAACTGTTACGGGGCAACTGTAGCGGCTGAAAAGGCTGGAGCGAACATTACGGGATTAACTACAACTCTTAACGAGGCTGGAAAGCTATATTCAAAGGCCCTTCTAGCCAGGAAAAACGAAGACTACAATTTAACGGTGCAGTTGGTCAACGAATGTTTAGGAAAACTTGACGGCTTCATCGAAAAAGCGAACACTTTAAGGATAAATGCCTTGGAGAAAGGTTATTGGGATTCCATCTACAATATTGTATGTTCCAGTGTTGGAGCAGTTGTAATAATCTGTATAGCGTTCATAATTTGGTCTTTATTGAAAAAGAGGCATTTAAGTGGAAGGCTTAAAGTAAACCCGGAAAATTACAAAGCCATATTCATAACTGTAACTTTCGTTTCAGCCCTGCTTGTGGCTTCACCAGCATTAAGCCGAGTACTTGTCTACCCCCGAACCGAATTCTTCACGGAGCTTTGGATTTTGGATTCAAATCATAAAGCCGAAAACTACCCATTTAACATTTCAAGCAATCAGGATTACAGCATTTATCTAGGCGTAGGAAACCATCTGGGATATTGCGCTTACTACATGGTTCAAGTAAAGTTTAGGAATGAAAGCCAACCAGCTCCAACCAGTTTGGGGCCTATTGAAAAACGAAGTCCAAGCAGCCTACAGCCGCTTTACAACTTTACACTTTTTGTAGCAGACGAAGACGTTTGGGAGACGCCGTTAACTTTCTCATTTCATTATTATGAAAACGCTTCGAGAGTCAAAGTGAACAAAATAGTTTTAAACGGGCTGTCTCTAAGCCTAAACAATCAACTTGTTGCGTGGAACTCCTCAAGAAACGGATATTACGGATTTCTCTTCTTCGAGCTTTGGCTCTACAACTCAACTGTCGACAGTTTTGATTATCATGGACGTTACGTTGGGCTTTGGCTAAACATGACAGTTTCATCTTGA